TCTCACTATCAGCCTTGCCGGAGTACAGGAAGGTGATTTCACTTTTGTCATGGGATTCCCCGGACGCAACTGGCGATATATGATTTCCGACGAAGTGGAAGAACGTATGCAGACCACCAACTTCATGCGTCATCATGTACGTGGAGCCCGCCAGAAAGTACTTATGGAACAAATGCTGAAAGACCCTGCCGTACGTATTCACTATGCCAGTAAGTATGCATCATCTGCCAATTATTGGAAAAATGCCATCGGCATGAATGAAGGGCTGATACGTCTCAATGTATTGGACACCAAACGTACACAACAAGAAGAACTTTTGGCACGTGGACGTGAAAAGGGAGATGATTCTTATCAAAAAGCCTTTGATGAAATTCGCTCTATCGTAGCTCACCGCCGTGACGCTCTCTACCACCAGCAGGCTATTAATGAAGCATTAGTGACTGCCCTTGATTTTATGCGCATTCCTTCTACAATGGAAATGGTTACTGCCTTGAAATCAAAAGACAAAGAGAAAATTAAGGAAGCCACCCAAAAACTAAAAAAAGAGGGTGAAAAATACTTCGCTTCTGTCCCTTTTCCGGAAGTGGAAAAAATGGTCGGCAAAGAGATGTTGAAAACATATGCCAATTATATTCCGGCAGAACAGCGGATTAACATCTTTGAAATTATCAGCTCCCGCTTTAAAGGAAATATTGACGCATTTGTTGACGAGTGTTTTGAACATTCTATCTTCGGTAATCCTAAGAATTTTGAGAAGTTTATCAAAAAACCGAGCCTATATAAAATAGGACACGACTGGATGGTACTATTCAAATATTCCATTACCGACGGAATACTGAAGACTGCTATTGCCATGAAAGAAGCGAATCAAAACTATGATGCCGCCCATAAAGTATGGGTGAAAGGCATGATGGATATGAAACAGGAAAAAGGTATTCCTATCTACCCGGATGCAAACTCTACTTTACGGTTGACATACGGTCAAGTACTTTCTTATGAGCCATTTGACGGTGCTGTTTATGATGCCCATACCACCCTCAAAGGAGTAATGGAGAAAGAAGATCAAGGAAACTGGGAGTTTGTTGTCCCCCAAAAACTGAAAGAGCTATATGCTGCCAAAGATTATGGACGCTATGGAAAAAACGGTGAAATGCCTGTTTGCTTTATTGTAAACACCGACAATACAGGCGGAAACTCCGGTAGTCCTGTCTTCAATGGTAAAGGCCAGCTGGTAGGAACTGCTTTCGACCGCAACTTTGAAGGACTCACAGGCGATATCGCTTTCCGTCCTTCATCACAACGTGCGGCCTGCGTCGACATTCGCTATACACTCTTCATCATAGATAAATTTGCGGGAGCATCCCATATCATTGATGAATTGACTATAGCAGAATAATCAGAATATCATTTATAAAGAAGAAATGGATAATGACGCCTAATTCGCTCATTATCCATTTTCTTTTGTTCGCACCTTCATTTTATATTTTTCGAAACGCAAAGTTCCCTCTTTTATATTACAAGATAATGTCTCCAAGATTACTATTTTATGAACAAAAACAGCTTTTTCCCGTTATATTAATGAAATAGAATTTATATTTGCAGTCTTCGATGGCTGCTATTTAACTTTAAGAAAGGAAAGATTATGGAAAAGTTTGAAGAATTAATAAAGTCACCGATACCCGTTTTAGTTGATTTCTTTGCGGAATGGTGTGGTCCATGTAAGGCAATGAAACCTGTTCTGGAAGAGCTCAAATTAATTGTAGGTGACAAAGCCCGCATTGTGAAGATAGACGTTGACCAGCACGAAGAACTGGCTACTAAATATCGCATACAGGCTGTACCTACTTTTATAGTATTCAAGAACGGAGAAGCAGTTTGGAGACATTCCGGCGTAATCCATAGCAGCGA
This portion of the Bacteroides acidifaciens genome encodes:
- the trxA gene encoding thioredoxin: MEKFEELIKSPIPVLVDFFAEWCGPCKAMKPVLEELKLIVGDKARIVKIDVDQHEELATKYRIQAVPTFIVFKNGEAVWRHSGVIHSSELQGVIEKHYT
- a CDS encoding S46 family peptidase, translated to MRKQILFAIFSLATLSIHADEGMWMLTDLKTQNAVAMRELGLEIPVEEVYNTNGLSLKDAVVHFGRGCTGEVISSEGLVLTNHHCGYGAIQQHSNVEHDYLTEGFWAMNRDAELPTPGLTVTYIDRILDVTSYVNEQLKKDPDPDGVNYLSPSYLSKVAERFAKAENIEVTPATKLELKAFYGGNKYYMFVKTVYSDIRMVGAPPSSIGKFGADTDNWMWPRHTGDFSLFRIYADKDGKPAAYSKDNVPLKVKKHLTISLAGVQEGDFTFVMGFPGRNWRYMISDEVEERMQTTNFMRHHVRGARQKVLMEQMLKDPAVRIHYASKYASSANYWKNAIGMNEGLIRLNVLDTKRTQQEELLARGREKGDDSYQKAFDEIRSIVAHRRDALYHQQAINEALVTALDFMRIPSTMEMVTALKSKDKEKIKEATQKLKKEGEKYFASVPFPEVEKMVGKEMLKTYANYIPAEQRINIFEIISSRFKGNIDAFVDECFEHSIFGNPKNFEKFIKKPSLYKIGHDWMVLFKYSITDGILKTAIAMKEANQNYDAAHKVWVKGMMDMKQEKGIPIYPDANSTLRLTYGQVLSYEPFDGAVYDAHTTLKGVMEKEDQGNWEFVVPQKLKELYAAKDYGRYGKNGEMPVCFIVNTDNTGGNSGSPVFNGKGQLVGTAFDRNFEGLTGDIAFRPSSQRAACVDIRYTLFIIDKFAGASHIIDELTIAE